The Chloroflexota bacterium genome window below encodes:
- a CDS encoding sigma-70 family RNA polymerase sigma factor: protein MERAKAYDTDALAQIFDQYQGKIYSYMYHRVGNPSVAQDLTSQVFLRVLEAIQNERAWQSSFSGWLYRIAHNLVIDYYRRRGRSTQVSFEDVPALVSKGVGPEQAAQRALDAEGLRDAINRLTEEQAQVVTLRFLEGLSIAEVAMAMEKTEGAIKALQYRAVSSLRRLMV from the coding sequence TTGGAACGGGCAAAAGCCTACGATACTGATGCATTGGCTCAGATCTTCGACCAATACCAGGGCAAGATTTACAGCTACATGTATCATCGAGTCGGTAATCCGTCCGTCGCGCAAGACCTAACATCGCAGGTCTTCTTGCGTGTGCTCGAAGCAATTCAAAACGAGCGTGCCTGGCAGTCCTCCTTCTCAGGCTGGCTTTATAGAATTGCTCATAACCTGGTCATCGATTACTACCGTCGCCGGGGGCGCTCCACCCAGGTTTCATTCGAAGATGTACCGGCTCTCGTTTCCAAAGGCGTGGGCCCCGAGCAAGCAGCTCAGCGTGCGCTGGACGCCGAGGGGTTGCGTGATGCCATCAATCGACTGACGGAAGAACAAGCCCAGGTCGTAACTTTACGGTTCCTTGAAGGATTAAGCATTGCTGAAGTCGCTATGGCCATGGAAAAGACGGAAGGTGCTATTAAGGCCCTGCAATACAGGGCGGTCTCATCTCTTCGTCGGTTGATGGTGTAA
- a CDS encoding DUF5666 domain-containing protein, which yields MADMSARFEAYVGELESGASVDECVFADDATDSSLAPLIELVAALRGLGGPVPARDPETLDVARTSFLEQVTLFGQQVNQELEDALAQATLMLGAGATIDECSDAFPDLAEQLEPLLVTVDQLQTLSDPAPLPDPDQVAFERNRFLARATLLGQAPATSIDDALDASLAMMASGATLDQCIDRFPHHAAELRSLLDTVFALEPAAEPVPERQPAVVSAQRAAFLAAAGEYADEPGPLLAFWYGLLDGIESFFVPGARRWAAVAAALLVVLVGLSGFSVQVAASSLPGDALYPVKLASERVRLVLTTDGGPRDILAEQLAGQRRVEAEAISGLGRVARMVIPGEIERIEDGVWWLADLAVPVMVSGDTIVLDGVPEPGSKVLIEAVSDSGGTLHAINIWILEGPSESSVEAAPLPATATPTPTATWTSTPLPSDTPTHEPSNTPVSAAVPVPTRTPTRTPTRTPTPSPTPSPSPTPTATITPTPTPTTPTTINVGGVILEKHTNWWRVADHRVLLDSATVIDETVAPAEVGADVNVEGFPQPGGEILATLITVVRGAPGPEIKEFTGRINAMNGSNWQIGSTWVVVTGSTEITGDPEIGKVASVRAERDPGGPWEAKWIHVRETEIVYIDGIITSINGDTWVVGGQTIHVDGSTDIAGDPEVGRRAQVEAEVRPEGLYARRIHVFGPTDTPTHTPTFTPSLTATFTPTPTGTPTVTITPSDTPTLEPTATNTPTVEPTNTSTPEPTETPTVKPTDTVTPEPTSTPTPEPTDTSTPEPTDTPTPEPTDTPTPEPTDTSTPEPTDTSTPEPTNTPTEAPTDTPTPRPSPTSTAVIPIPLTPTPE from the coding sequence ATGGCAGATATGAGTGCCCGTTTTGAGGCATATGTAGGTGAACTGGAAAGTGGCGCCAGCGTGGACGAATGTGTCTTCGCCGACGACGCCACGGACTCCAGTCTTGCCCCCTTGATTGAGCTGGTGGCGGCCCTGCGCGGGTTGGGCGGGCCAGTACCCGCGCGCGATCCCGAAACGCTGGACGTAGCCCGGACAAGCTTCCTTGAACAAGTCACCCTGTTTGGTCAGCAGGTAAACCAGGAGTTGGAGGATGCCCTGGCGCAGGCCACCCTCATGTTAGGGGCCGGCGCCACCATCGATGAATGCAGTGATGCCTTTCCCGACCTGGCCGAGCAACTCGAACCGCTCCTGGTTACGGTGGACCAACTTCAAACCCTGAGCGACCCTGCGCCACTGCCGGATCCGGACCAGGTAGCCTTTGAACGCAATCGTTTCCTGGCACGCGCTACGCTGTTGGGCCAGGCTCCGGCAACCAGCATCGACGACGCGCTGGACGCGAGTCTGGCCATGATGGCATCGGGGGCAACGCTCGACCAGTGTATCGACAGGTTCCCCCACCATGCGGCGGAATTACGATCGCTTCTTGATACAGTGTTCGCCCTCGAACCCGCTGCCGAACCGGTCCCGGAACGACAGCCCGCGGTAGTTTCAGCCCAGCGAGCGGCATTTCTGGCCGCAGCAGGCGAATATGCTGATGAACCAGGGCCACTGCTTGCGTTCTGGTACGGTTTACTTGATGGCATCGAGTCTTTCTTTGTGCCGGGGGCAAGGCGATGGGCTGCTGTTGCGGCTGCCCTCCTGGTTGTGTTGGTTGGTTTGAGTGGGTTTTCCGTTCAGGTTGCCGCCTCTTCCTTGCCCGGAGATGCCCTTTATCCAGTCAAACTGGCGTCCGAACGTGTCCGTCTGGTTCTGACTACCGACGGCGGGCCCCGCGATATTTTAGCTGAACAGCTTGCGGGTCAGCGCCGGGTCGAAGCAGAAGCCATTTCCGGATTGGGGCGGGTTGCCCGGATGGTGATTCCGGGTGAGATAGAGCGCATCGAGGATGGAGTCTGGTGGCTTGCAGATCTTGCGGTCCCGGTCATGGTTTCGGGTGACACTATTGTTCTCGACGGTGTTCCCGAGCCGGGAAGTAAGGTTCTTATCGAGGCTGTTTCCGATAGCGGCGGCACGCTCCATGCCATTAACATCTGGATCCTGGAAGGCCCATCAGAGTCCTCTGTGGAGGCCGCTCCCCTGCCTGCGACTGCCACACCAACGCCGACAGCGACCTGGACATCGACGCCACTGCCAAGTGATACACCGACGCATGAGCCGAGCAATACGCCGGTTTCGGCTGCCGTCCCGGTTCCGACCAGAACGCCGACGAGGACTCCAACCCGCACGCCGACACCATCGCCGACGCCGAGTCCCTCGCCGACCCCAACGGCGACGATTACGCCGACCCCGACCCCCACAACCCCGACTACTATAAACGTAGGCGGTGTGATTTTGGAGAAACACACCAACTGGTGGCGTGTGGCCGACCATCGAGTTCTCCTGGATAGCGCCACCGTCATCGACGAAACCGTGGCGCCGGCTGAGGTGGGAGCGGATGTCAATGTGGAGGGCTTCCCGCAGCCCGGCGGCGAGATCCTCGCGACCCTCATTACCGTTGTCAGAGGGGCACCCGGACCGGAGATCAAGGAATTCACCGGTCGGATCAACGCCATGAACGGTTCCAATTGGCAGATCGGCAGCACCTGGGTTGTGGTTACCGGCTCTACCGAGATCACCGGCGATCCGGAGATTGGGAAAGTTGCGTCGGTGCGGGCCGAGCGCGATCCGGGCGGACCATGGGAAGCGAAGTGGATCCATGTTCGGGAAACTGAGATTGTCTATATCGATGGGATCATCACCTCGATCAACGGTGATACCTGGGTTGTAGGAGGCCAGACGATCCATGTGGATGGGTCTACTGATATTGCAGGTGATCCCGAGGTCGGACGTCGCGCCCAGGTTGAGGCTGAGGTTCGCCCCGAGGGATTGTACGCCCGCCGAATTCACGTCTTCGGTCCCACTGATACGCCAACCCATACGCCGACCTTTACACCGAGTCTCACGGCGACCTTTACTCCGACGCCGACCGGTACACCCACAGTAACCATTACACCTTCGGATACTCCGACATTGGAGCCTACGGCAACAAATACGCCAACGGTCGAACCGACCAATACTTCGACTCCTGAACCCACGGAAACCCCGACGGTCAAGCCGACTGATACCGTGACACCCGAACCGACCAGTACGCCGACGCCTGAACCGACCGATACATCGACACCTGAACCGACCGATACGCCGACACCTGAACCGACCGATACGCCGACACCTGAACCGACCGATACATCGACACCTGAACCGACCGATACATCGACACCTGAACCGACCAATACGCCGACAGAAGCGCCAACGGATACACCGACCCCCCGACCCTCGCCGACATCGACTGCAGTAATACCGATTCCGCTCACGCCGACGCCGGAGTAA